The following are from one region of the Ptychodera flava strain L36383 chromosome 15, AS_Pfla_20210202, whole genome shotgun sequence genome:
- the LOC139151307 gene encoding uncharacterized protein: MYASSVRRSCVLGEGRYSVWSSLPSLCTCYTRRCTYIHTDRHGAMEFNNAVCQEVYEAERLLKKRSRKGMVEYLVKWKGWTAKYNTWEPEENILDPKLVEQFIRRCRRREAREAKLRKRRFEIMGDFKTKKTPLVTKLNSLDCHNTEKSVRKSEKSGSCHGNDFDNAENVRKIGSNQSVLDSLEVDGKGKQDYVNEADDKVDDPQIEGGKLVDVCMVAKKPTLWCPYKLSDENCNEITTLDKMSSDTEEYSGVYTMTVAENTTERNPFGSARTPPSSTDNRQPVVAMGFETASSTEKASAKKGDRENDLCFDRQVESPFSDACVPKEMPICARERQFNGYSTIVQQNGSHHHHHYQHHHPLALTPSDIWRTSPPGMILTTAVTSNNITVTIQESLVRGGFF; this comes from the exons ATGTACGCATCGTCAGTTAGGAGATCGTGTGTGTTGGGAGAGGGCCGCTATAGTGTGTGGTCGTCGCTACCATCATTGTGTACCTGCTACACGCGAcgctgtacatacatacatacagacagacacggaGCCATGGAATTCAACAACGCTGTTTGTCAGGAGGTGTACGAGGCGGAAAGGTTGCTCAAGAAGCGATCGCGAAAG GGTATGGTCGAGTATCTGGTTAAATGGAAAGGCTGGACCGCTAA ATATAATACATGGGAACCAGAAGAGAATATTTTGGATCCGAAGCTTGTGGAGCAATTTATTCGACG GTGCAGGAGGAGGGAGGCACGTGAGGCCAAACTGCGCAAGCGGAGGTTCGAAATAATGGGG GATTTTAAAACGAAGAAAACGCCGTTAGTGACGAAGTTAAACAGCTTGGACTGTCATAATACTGAAAAGAGCGTGAGAAAATCAGAGAAGAGCggcagttgccatggaaacgatTTTGATAACGCGGAAAACGTACGTAAAATCGGTTCAAATCAGTCAGTGCTCGACAGCTTGGAGGTCGACGGCAAAGGTAAACAGGATTACGTGAACGAAGCAGACGACAAAGTCGATGACCCACAAATTGAGGGCGGGAAACTGGTTGATGTTTGCATGGTCGCCAAGAAGCCGACCTTGTGGTGTCCCTACAAACTGAGTGACGAGAACTGCAACGAGATTACTACACTGGACAAGATGTCATCCGACACTGAAGAGTACAGTGGGGTTTACACGATGACCGTGGCGGAAAATACAACGGAAAGAAACCCGTTCGGTTCTGCAAGGACACCGCCATCTTCGACAGACAACCGACAACCCGTTGTCGCCATGGGCTTTGAGACTGCATCGTCAACAGAAAAGGCATCAGCAAAGAAAGGAGACCGTGAAAACGATTTGTGTTTTGACCGACAAGTTGAGAGTCCGTTTTCTGACGCCTGTGTTCCAAAAGAAATGCCCATTTGCGCCCGGGAAAGACAGTTCAACGGCTACTCGACAATCGTCCAGCAAAACGGTagtcatcatcaccaccactacCAACATCATCACCCGCTGGCGTTGACACCATCGGATATTTGGCGAACATCGCCGCCTGGAATGATACTCACAACTGCAGTCACGTCCAACAATATCACGGTGACTATTCAAGAGAGCTTGGTGCGAGGCGGATTCTTCTAA